In Patescibacteria group bacterium, one genomic interval encodes:
- the dnaX gene encoding DNA polymerase III subunit gamma/tau, with amino-acid sequence MTLVLYRKYRPKIFSEIIGQEHVVQTLTNAISSGMISHAYLFSGPRGTGKTTLARLLAKAVNCQDRKGFEPCNKCPSCLEINQSRALDLIEIDAASHRGIDEIRELRDGIKFSPTKSKYKVFIIDESHQLTREAANALLKTLEEPPAHAIFVLATTEIHKMIPTIVSRCQRFDFRKLTIPEIIKRLEIISRKEKIKIEKAVLELIALNSSGSIRDAESLLDQALTFSGTLGREKEIKVKDIKDLLGLVEINLIQKFTDFICQKKASEAISFLNEITERGLDLREFTKTLINYLRQALILKITGGERENPIISGLTKEEFQKLKAQSANFEQKELHQILNLFLEAENKMRYSPIPQLPLELAIIEALKGEE; translated from the coding sequence ATGACCTTAGTATTGTATAGAAAATATCGTCCAAAGATTTTTTCTGAAATTATTGGCCAGGAACACGTTGTTCAGACTTTGACTAATGCTATTTCTTCTGGAATGATTTCCCATGCCTATTTATTTTCTGGGCCTCGCGGCACCGGGAAGACCACCCTGGCCAGGCTTTTAGCCAAGGCAGTGAATTGTCAGGATCGAAAAGGTTTTGAGCCCTGTAATAAATGCCCTTCTTGTTTAGAAATAAATCAAAGTCGAGCTTTAGATTTAATTGAAATTGATGCTGCTTCTCACCGGGGAATTGATGAAATAAGGGAATTAAGAGATGGAATAAAGTTCTCACCAACGAAATCAAAATACAAGGTATTTATAATCGATGAATCGCATCAGTTGACCCGTGAAGCTGCCAATGCTCTTTTAAAAACCTTAGAAGAACCTCCTGCCCACGCCATTTTTGTCTTAGCCACTACTGAAATTCACAAGATGATTCCAACTATTGTTTCAAGATGTCAGAGATTTGATTTTCGAAAATTAACAATACCAGAAATTATTAAAAGATTAGAAATCATTTCCAGAAAAGAAAAGATTAAAATCGAGAAAGCAGTCTTAGAATTAATTGCCTTAAATTCCAGTGGCTCAATTAGAGATGCTGAAAGTCTATTAGACCAGGCCTTAACTTTCTCAGGTACCCTGGGAAGAGAAAAAGAAATTAAAGTTAAAGATATTAAAGATTTGCTGGGGTTGGTTGAAATAAACTTAATTCAGAAATTTACTGACTTTATTTGTCAAAAGAAAGCATCTGAGGCAATTAGTTTTTTAAATGAGATAACTGAAAGAGGGTTAGATTTACGGGAATTTACCAAAACTTTAATTAATTATTTAAGACAGGCCTTGATTTTGAAAATAACAGGGGGCGAGAGGGAAAACCCAATAATTTCTGGTCTAACAAAAGAAGAGTTTCAAAAACTGAAAGCCCAATCAGCCAATTTTGAGCAAAAAGAACTCCACCAAATTTTGAACCTCTTTTTAGAAGCCGAAAACAAAATGAGATACTCGCCAATACCACAATTACCCTTGGAATTGGCAATAATCGAAGCCCTGAAAGGTGAAGAGTAA
- a CDS encoding GtrA family protein — translation MKKIDAILAALIGFLDGIFFFFILKNIELDIPYAWFLPIVLALLCGFGMFVASLIGKKLLIILQAAKFFLVGTLNTFIDLVVLNILIWISGITSGIFYSVFKAISFLVATTNSYFWNKYWTFEKKEKSTPREFLKFFMVTTVGLLINVGIASIVVNIIGLQFGLSEKIWSGAVAPIFAAFFAFVWNFLGSKFVVFKK, via the coding sequence ATGAAAAAGATAGACGCTATTTTGGCGGCTTTAATTGGATTTTTGGATGGAATTTTTTTCTTTTTTATCTTAAAAAATATTGAATTAGACATTCCTTATGCTTGGTTTTTACCAATCGTTTTGGCTCTTCTTTGTGGGTTCGGAATGTTCGTTGCCTCGCTGATTGGGAAGAAACTCTTGATTATTTTACAGGCAGCCAAATTCTTTCTAGTGGGAACTTTAAATACTTTCATCGATTTGGTGGTTTTAAACATACTGATTTGGATTTCTGGGATTACTAGTGGTATTTTTTATTCGGTTTTTAAAGCAATTTCTTTTTTAGTAGCTACAACAAATAGTTACTTTTGGAATAAGTACTGGACTTTTGAAAAAAAAGAAAAATCTACTCCAAGAGAATTTTTAAAATTTTTTATGGTAACTACAGTTGGTCTTTTGATAAATGTTGGAATTGCCTCTATTGTTGTTAATATTATTGGTCTTCAGTTTGGACTGAGTGAAAAAATTTGGTCAGGCGCTGTCGCTCCTATATTTGCTGCCTTTTTTGCCTTTGTTTGGAATTTTTTAGGCTCAAAATTTGTTGTTTTTAAAAAATAA
- a CDS encoding chromate resistance protein: MLEIKNKEWVLVLHKHPDVDAITGAWLLQKFGEKKYQDISKARFLFWSGGMGPIPEGKKFIPIDIGGKFARFDHHPPQKFPEECATTLIAKDLGVESDPALSQIIKLVKASDLHGQKTPLDLTDTLRSLNLKYSDNPEKVLETAFEILDAKYEEQKLFFEAREELEKAKVTEIQRRGKILRIVTVKSENPMISPIARHRKLGVDAAIVIQQNSSGRVVIFTNNRYDLREDFINIVGMIRLEEQLRQGKKPLITSFGILSRPGEISQVPEWYFQEEEHRGGGKLLNGSLTAPDVPPTRIPLERIEEIVKMVFELDRNFWTLDTYSKFPLLKEEKPKT; the protein is encoded by the coding sequence TTGCTAGAGATAAAGAATAAAGAATGGGTTCTTGTCTTACACAAGCACCCCGATGTAGATGCGATAACCGGAGCCTGGCTTTTACAAAAGTTTGGTGAGAAAAAGTACCAAGACATATCAAAAGCCCGATTTCTCTTCTGGAGTGGGGGAATGGGTCCTATTCCTGAAGGAAAGAAGTTTATCCCAATTGACATTGGCGGAAAGTTCGCTAGATTTGATCATCACCCTCCCCAGAAATTTCCTGAAGAGTGTGCTACCACTTTGATCGCCAAGGACCTTGGAGTTGAGAGTGACCCCGCCTTAAGCCAAATTATAAAATTGGTCAAGGCAAGCGATCTTCACGGACAAAAGACACCACTTGATTTAACCGATACTCTAAGATCTCTGAACTTGAAATATTCAGATAATCCAGAGAAGGTTTTAGAAACGGCCTTTGAAATCTTAGATGCTAAATATGAAGAACAAAAACTGTTCTTTGAAGCAAGAGAGGAATTAGAAAAAGCCAAAGTTACAGAGATCCAAAGAAGAGGTAAGATTCTTAGGATAGTCACGGTGAAATCCGAGAATCCTATGATTTCACCAATAGCAAGACATAGGAAGCTCGGTGTTGACGCAGCAATAGTGATTCAACAGAATTCAAGTGGCAGGGTAGTGATTTTTACAAATAACCGCTACGACTTAAGAGAAGATTTTATAAACATCGTAGGAATGATTAGACTAGAGGAGCAGCTACGGCAAGGGAAAAAACCTTTGATTACCAGCTTTGGGATACTCAGTCGGCCCGGAGAAATATCACAGGTGCCAGAATGGTATTTCCAAGAAGAAGAACACAGAGGAGGGGGTAAACTCCTCAATGGAAGTCTAACTGCCCCAGATGTACCACCGACACGAATTCCGCTTGAGAGAATTGAAGAAATAGTGAAAATGGTCTTTGAACTCGACAGGAATTTCTGGACCCTCGATACCTATAGCAAGTTCCCTTTGTTAAAAGAAGAAAAGCCTAAAACCTAA
- a CDS encoding transcription initiation factor IIB, with the protein MELVEKCPECGSQNLIRDDDLGEIVCGNCGFVIRPIIDRGRDWRAFTQEEKEKRARAGAPESLLIHDKGLPTTMSPIDYDAFGKKLPRGTKSQMWRLRKWQIRSRYHSAIQRNLAKAMEELDRLSNRLNIPKPVQKEAAVIYRKALKEGLVRGRSIIAIAAAALYAACRRTGTLRALQEIAKASLVSKKEIGHCYRLLLKGLNITMPILNPVDYISKIAEILYISGETQGLAIRILHQAREKRLTSGRGPRGIACAVLYIACLQNNEKRTQKDFADAVDITEVTVRNRYKDLKEKLNLEIPENKSEFNSLSFYFKITIDKTLLYDIMKS; encoded by the coding sequence ATGGAATTAGTTGAAAAATGTCCAGAATGCGGGAGCCAAAATCTTATTCGTGATGATGATTTGGGCGAAATTGTTTGCGGGAATTGCGGTTTTGTCATAAGGCCAATAATTGATAGAGGACGTGATTGGCGAGCTTTTACTCAAGAAGAAAAAGAGAAAAGGGCCCGGGCTGGAGCGCCAGAATCTCTTTTGATTCATGATAAAGGTTTACCGACTACTATGAGTCCAATAGATTATGATGCTTTCGGAAAAAAACTTCCCAGAGGCACTAAGTCCCAAATGTGGCGTCTAAGAAAATGGCAAATACGTTCCAGATACCACTCAGCAATCCAGAGAAATTTAGCCAAGGCAATGGAAGAGCTTGATCGTCTTTCAAATAGGCTTAACATTCCAAAGCCAGTCCAAAAAGAAGCAGCGGTTATTTATCGCAAGGCCTTAAAAGAAGGCCTGGTTCGCGGTAGATCAATTATTGCTATTGCTGCTGCCGCCCTTTATGCAGCCTGCCGAAGGACTGGAACCCTTAGAGCCCTCCAAGAAATTGCCAAAGCCAGTTTAGTATCAAAAAAAGAAATCGGTCACTGTTACCGACTTTTACTTAAAGGACTTAATATTACAATGCCTATTCTTAATCCAGTCGACTATATTTCAAAGATTGCTGAAATACTCTATATCTCTGGAGAAACTCAAGGATTAGCCATAAGAATTCTTCACCAGGCCCGAGAAAAACGTCTTACTTCTGGTAGGGGTCCTCGGGGTATAGCTTGTGCCGTTTTATATATTGCTTGTTTGCAAAATAATGAGAAAAGGACACAAAAAGACTTTGCCGATGCTGTTGACATTACTGAAGTTACAGTCAGGAATCGCTACAAAGATTTGAAAGAAAAGTTGAATTTGGAAATCCCAGAAAATAAGAGCGAATTTAATTCGCTCTCTTTTTATTTCAAGATAACTATTGACAAAACTTTATTATATGATATAATGAAATCGTAA
- a CDS encoding transcription initiation factor IIB, which produces MGLTDKCPECGSPNLIYDYDSLGEVVCGNCGFVISRIVDRGAEWRAFDDEQRAKRVRVGAPLTQTIHDKGLSTLIDWRDSDVFGTKLTPEQKAQIHRLRKWQKRIRISNAPERNLAFALPKISKIANSLNLPKNALETASVIYRKAAKKGLVRGRSVQSITAAAIYIACRKCGLARTLNEVAQASNVDKKEVGSRYRFLVKELDYFIPPIKPSQYITKFSNQLTMQGKVEEIAHKILVVAKELRLTSGRGPTGIAAASSYIASVLTGERNTQKDIAEIAQVTEVTIRNRYKELAERLLFIISI; this is translated from the coding sequence ATGGGATTAACTGATAAATGTCCAGAATGTGGGAGCCCAAATCTTATTTATGATTACGATTCATTAGGTGAAGTTGTTTGTGGGAATTGCGGTTTTGTCATAAGCCGAATAGTAGACAGAGGAGCTGAATGGCGGGCTTTTGACGACGAGCAAAGAGCAAAACGCGTAAGAGTTGGAGCACCTCTAACTCAGACAATTCATGATAAAGGATTATCTACATTGATAGATTGGCGTGATAGCGATGTTTTCGGAACAAAATTAACCCCTGAACAAAAAGCTCAGATTCATAGATTAAGGAAATGGCAAAAAAGAATAAGGATTTCAAATGCTCCAGAAAGAAATTTAGCCTTTGCTTTACCTAAAATTTCTAAAATAGCTAATAGTCTCAACTTACCAAAAAATGCTCTAGAAACTGCTTCTGTTATTTATAGAAAAGCAGCTAAAAAAGGACTTGTTAGGGGTAGATCTGTTCAAAGTATAACTGCTGCTGCTATATATATAGCCTGTAGAAAATGTGGACTTGCACGAACTCTTAATGAAGTTGCTCAAGCTTCTAATGTTGATAAAAAAGAAGTAGGGAGTAGATATCGATTTCTTGTTAAAGAGCTTGATTACTTTATTCCACCAATAAAACCTAGCCAATATATAACCAAGTTTTCCAACCAACTAACTATGCAGGGAAAGGTTGAAGAAATTGCTCATAAAATTCTTGTTGTAGCAAAAGAACTGAGACTCACATCGGGAAGAGGCCCAACAGGAATAGCTGCTGCCTCCAGTTATATAGCATCAGTATTAACTGGTGAAAGGAACACTCAAAAAGATATTGCTGAAATTGCCCAAGTAACCGAAGTTACGATAAGAAATAGATATAAGGAGTTAGCGGAAAGGTTGCTCTTTATAATTTCGATTTGA
- the cysS gene encoding cysteine--tRNA ligase — MMLKLYNTLSRKKEVFRPLKKKKVGLYTCGPTVYWFAHLGNLRTYIFEDILKRVLEYNSYKVKHLMNITDVGHLTSDADTGEDKIELAARRERKTAQQIANFYTKAFKKDLERLNIKKPDIWIKATETIKDQINLIKILEKKGVTYKISDGVYFDTSKLKTYGRLWGKKKIKIKPGARIAMAPGKKSPTDFALWKFAPSGVKRQMEWDSPWGRGFPGWHTECVVMSIKHLGIPFDIHTGGIDHIPIHHTNEIAQAEAAYGKVFARYWLHGEFLVLKENRMGKSEGNIITMERLKEQGFSPLAYRYLCLNCHYRKKLQFSWSVLKASQNALDNFYQKISEIRPKTIARFRRSSKSRYMHNFQKKFLNFINDDLNMPKALALMWNVSKNKNLSNQEKYTILLDFDKIFALDLAKVKKPKISQKIKKLVETREKYRQEKKWKKADEIRKKIKKMGYRIEDTKKGPKIKKLF; from the coding sequence ATTATGTTGAAACTTTACAATACTCTATCTCGGAAAAAAGAAGTTTTTAGACCTCTAAAAAAGAAAAAGGTTGGCCTTTACACTTGTGGCCCAACTGTTTATTGGTTCGCTCATCTTGGAAATTTAAGAACCTATATTTTTGAGGATATTCTAAAGCGAGTTTTAGAATATAATAGCTACAAGGTAAAGCATTTAATGAATATCACTGATGTTGGCCATTTGACCTCAGATGCTGATACTGGAGAAGACAAAATTGAACTGGCGGCAAGAAGAGAAAGAAAAACCGCCCAACAAATTGCCAATTTTTACACCAAAGCTTTTAAGAAAGATTTGGAACGTTTAAACATTAAAAAGCCAGATATTTGGATTAAAGCAACCGAAACTATAAAAGACCAAATAAATCTGATTAAAATTTTAGAGAAAAAAGGGGTTACCTATAAGATTTCAGATGGAGTCTATTTTGATACTTCGAAATTAAAAACTTATGGGAGATTATGGGGAAAGAAAAAAATAAAGATAAAACCTGGAGCAAGAATAGCAATGGCTCCGGGAAAGAAAAGTCCTACTGATTTCGCTTTGTGGAAATTTGCCCCTTCAGGAGTTAAAAGACAGATGGAATGGGATTCTCCCTGGGGTCGAGGGTTTCCTGGTTGGCATACTGAATGTGTGGTAATGTCAATAAAACATTTAGGAATTCCCTTTGATATCCATACAGGCGGAATTGATCATATCCCAATTCATCATACCAATGAAATTGCCCAAGCTGAAGCTGCTTATGGGAAAGTTTTCGCCAGATATTGGCTCCATGGAGAATTTCTGGTGTTAAAAGAAAACAGGATGGGAAAATCAGAAGGAAATATTATAACTATGGAAAGATTAAAAGAACAAGGATTTAGCCCCTTAGCCTATCGCTACTTATGCCTGAATTGCCATTATCGAAAGAAGCTTCAATTCTCCTGGTCAGTTTTAAAAGCCAGTCAAAATGCCTTAGATAATTTTTATCAGAAAATATCAGAAATTAGACCTAAAACTATAGCGCGATTTCGACGATCGTCAAAATCGCGTTATATGCACAATTTTCAGAAAAAATTCTTGAATTTCATTAATGATGATTTGAACATGCCAAAGGCTTTGGCCCTGATGTGGAACGTTTCAAAAAATAAAAATCTTTCAAATCAGGAAAAATATACAATTTTATTAGATTTTGATAAAATCTTCGCCTTAGATTTAGCTAAAGTTAAAAAACCAAAAATCTCCCAAAAAATAAAAAAACTGGTTGAAACCAGAGAAAAATATCGTCAAGAAAAAAAGTGGAAAAAAGCTGATGAAATAAGAAAAAAAATTAAGAAAATGGGTTATCGGATTGAAGATACTAAAAAGGGACCAAAAATCAAAAAATTATTTTAG
- a CDS encoding glycosyltransferase family 4 protein, which yields MKIGLISLHSFLKPGGVKTHVLGLNKEFKKKGIASKVIAPRRLQSENYGKNVILLGTSFPLPFGGSKSDFAINFNPLAIENTFEKENFDILHFHNFGFPSSFQILERSKALNILTFHSNIEGSEFLKNFPVFLYILKKIVQWKIDGIIGVAPLALKVFKNYSGPKTVIPNGIDLERFNPKVPKIKKFSDGKTNILFVGRIEKRKGLIYLLKAYKILEKKFSNLRLIIVGEGELKKDCQLWVRDHNLKEAYFEGERAGKELPPYFTSADIFCAPSIYGESFGIVLLEAMASGLPVVGFANQGYKELLKGKKGERFLVKPKGFRALTERIEILIKNKNLRKKMGEWGQKEAKRYSWPKITNKILNFYQFCQKKRQKRKREILSVEKILDEVNKVFNKDISDWLK from the coding sequence ATGAAAATCGGATTGATTTCTTTACATTCTTTTTTGAAACCAGGGGGAGTAAAAACTCATGTTTTGGGATTAAATAAAGAATTCAAAAAAAAGGGAATTGCTTCAAAAGTCATTGCTCCTAGAAGATTGCAGTCTGAAAATTATGGAAAAAATGTTATTCTTTTGGGAACTTCTTTTCCTCTTCCTTTTGGTGGAAGTAAATCAGATTTCGCTATAAATTTTAATCCTTTGGCAATTGAGAATACTTTTGAAAAAGAAAATTTTGATATTTTACATTTTCACAATTTTGGCTTCCCTTCCTCTTTCCAAATTTTAGAGAGATCTAAGGCCTTAAATATTCTCACTTTCCATTCTAATATTGAGGGGAGTGAATTTTTAAAAAATTTTCCAGTCTTTCTTTATATTTTGAAAAAAATAGTCCAATGGAAAATAGATGGGATAATAGGAGTTGCTCCTTTGGCCCTCAAGGTCTTTAAAAATTATTCTGGACCAAAAACGGTTATTCCCAATGGAATAGACCTTGAAAGGTTTAATCCAAAAGTTCCAAAAATTAAAAAATTTTCTGATGGTAAAACTAATATCTTGTTTGTTGGCAGAATTGAAAAAAGAAAAGGTTTAATTTATTTACTTAAGGCCTATAAAATTTTAGAAAAAAAATTCTCCAATCTAAGATTAATTATAGTTGGTGAAGGAGAATTAAAAAAAGATTGTCAATTGTGGGTCAGAGACCACAATTTAAAAGAAGCTTATTTTGAGGGAGAGAGAGCTGGAAAAGAACTTCCCCCTTATTTTACAAGCGCTGATATTTTTTGTGCCCCTTCTATTTACGGAGAAAGTTTCGGAATAGTTTTATTGGAAGCTATGGCTTCTGGTCTACCAGTGGTAGGTTTTGCTAACCAGGGCTATAAAGAACTTCTTAAAGGGAAAAAAGGAGAGAGATTTTTAGTCAAGCCAAAAGGCTTTAGAGCCTTAACTGAAAGGATTGAAATTCTAATTAAAAATAAAAATTTAAGAAAAAAAATGGGAGAATGGGGTCAAAAAGAAGCCAAGAGATATTCCTGGCCAAAAATCACTAATAAGATTCTAAATTTTTATCAATTTTGCCAAAAAAAGAGACAAAAAAGGAAAAGAGAAATTCTTTCTGTTGAAAAAATACTTGATGAAGTAAATAAGGTTTTCAACAAAGATATTTCAGACTGGCTAAAATAA
- the dnaB gene encoding replicative DNA helicase, translating to MNELPEKLPPQSIEAERSLLGCLMLDKKAIIKVADFLRPKDFYKGIHQEIYKVMIDLFERREPIDLLSVSTRLKEKNLLEEIGRNSYLTELINSVPTASHVLNYARIVQKKRVLRDLIEASHEIGTMGYNESEDTDILLDRAEKRIFSIAQKSLSQDFLPVKETLEDAFERIDRLSKQTGIPRGIPTGFTDLDNILAGLQKSDLIILASRPTLGKSSLALNIAANIAISKKIPVGLFSLEMSKDQVADRLIATQANVDLWRLRTGRLSSDGEDNDFVRIQQALGILAEAPIYIDDAPSPNILQMRAMARRLQAEKGLGLIIVDYLQLMEPRNPNDPIVRQITEISKSLKALARELNIPVLAISQLSRAVEQRSPQIPRLADLRESGSLEQDADVVLFIYREDRYKPDTARKNIADIIIAKHRNGPVGRVELYFDERRVSFHDLEKELQE from the coding sequence ATGAATGAATTACCAGAAAAATTACCCCCTCAATCAATTGAGGCTGAGAGGTCGTTGCTCGGCTGCTTGATGTTAGATAAAAAGGCAATTATTAAAGTAGCTGATTTTCTGCGCCCAAAAGATTTTTACAAAGGAATTCATCAGGAAATTTACAAAGTAATGATAGATCTTTTTGAAAGAAGAGAACCTATTGATCTTTTATCAGTTTCCACTCGCCTTAAAGAAAAAAATCTATTGGAGGAAATTGGTAGAAATAGTTACTTAACCGAACTTATTAATTCTGTCCCCACCGCTAGCCATGTTTTAAATTATGCCCGAATTGTCCAGAAAAAAAGAGTTTTGCGAGATTTAATTGAGGCTTCACACGAGATTGGAACAATGGGCTATAACGAATCAGAAGATACTGATATCTTGTTAGATCGGGCAGAGAAAAGAATTTTTAGTATCGCCCAAAAATCTCTTAGTCAAGATTTTTTGCCAGTAAAAGAGACCTTAGAAGATGCTTTCGAAAGAATTGACCGATTGTCTAAACAAACAGGGATACCCCGGGGCATTCCCACTGGTTTCACTGACTTGGATAACATTCTGGCCGGTCTTCAAAAATCTGACTTGATAATTTTAGCTTCAAGACCCACTTTAGGAAAAAGTTCTTTGGCCCTTAATATCGCTGCCAATATTGCCATTTCGAAAAAAATACCGGTGGGCCTATTTAGTTTAGAGATGTCAAAAGACCAAGTTGCGGATAGATTAATTGCCACTCAGGCCAATGTTGATTTATGGAGATTGAGAACTGGAAGACTTTCTAGTGATGGGGAAGATAATGATTTTGTTAGAATTCAACAGGCCTTAGGTATCTTAGCCGAAGCCCCAATTTATATTGATGATGCCCCTTCTCCTAATATTTTACAAATGAGGGCAATGGCCCGAAGATTGCAGGCAGAAAAAGGATTGGGATTAATCATTGTTGATTATCTGCAATTAATGGAACCGAGAAATCCCAATGATCCGATTGTTCGTCAAATAACTGAAATCTCCAAATCCCTTAAGGCTTTAGCCAGAGAGCTTAATATTCCAGTTTTAGCCATTTCTCAGCTTTCCCGAGCAGTAGAGCAAAGATCTCCCCAAATTCCCAGACTGGCTGATTTAAGAGAGTCAGGATCGCTTGAGCAAGACGCTGACGTTGTTTTATTTATCTATCGAGAGGACAGATATAAACCTGATACCGCAAGAAAAAATATTGCTGATATAATTATTGCCAAACACAGAAATGGTCCAGTAGGAAGAGTTGAATTATATTTTGACGAAAGAAGGGTATCGTTCCACGACTTAGAAAAAGAACTCCAGGAATAG
- the recR gene encoding recombination mediator RecR, with protein MYPKSIQKLIDLFSKFPTIGPRTAARFVFYLMKAKKEEINELIRSIIILRKKIKICSFCFNPFEPSSAKATKGKGEESLCEICSNPSRDRTIICIVEKETDLTSIEKTKIYNGLYFILGGTVSALKKEDIKKLRIKELTERIKSPEKFGISDSKLKEVIIATNPTTEGEATVLYLKRVLKPLKIKITRLGRGLPVGAELEYSDEETLGSAFEGRK; from the coding sequence ATGTATCCCAAATCTATTCAAAAACTTATTGATTTATTTTCTAAATTCCCTACAATCGGGCCAAGAACTGCTGCCCGTTTTGTTTTTTATTTAATGAAAGCAAAAAAAGAGGAAATTAATGAATTAATAAGGTCAATAATTATTTTAAGAAAAAAGATAAAAATTTGTTCTTTTTGTTTCAATCCCTTTGAGCCCTCCTCCGCTAAGGCTACGAAGGGCAAGGGCGAAGAAAGTCTTTGTGAAATCTGCTCTAACCCATCAAGAGATAGAACGATAATTTGTATTGTTGAAAAGGAAACCGATTTGACTTCAATTGAAAAAACAAAAATATATAATGGCCTTTATTTTATTTTAGGCGGGACAGTTTCTGCCTTAAAAAAAGAAGATATAAAAAAATTAAGGATAAAAGAACTAACTGAGAGAATTAAAAGTCCAGAAAAATTTGGAATTTCAGATTCAAAGTTGAAAGAAGTCATTATTGCCACTAATCCAACAACTGAAGGCGAGGCTACTGTTTTGTATCTCAAAAGGGTTTTGAAGCCTTTAAAAATAAAAATCACCCGACTTGGCCGGGGATTACCAGTGGGTGCTGAATTAGAATACTCTGATGAAGAAACCTTAGGATCAGCTTTTGAGGGAAGAAAGTAA
- the rplU gene encoding 50S ribosomal protein L21: protein MALAVIKTGGKQYLVSPGDKIKIEKIDVKEGKKVTFKEVLLLQKQKKIEFGTPLVKGVKVIGKVLKQEKGKKIIVFKYKPKTRYKVKKGHRQPFTEVEITKIESKK, encoded by the coding sequence ATGGCTTTGGCGGTAATTAAGACTGGTGGGAAGCAATATTTGGTCTCGCCAGGAGATAAAATAAAAATTGAAAAAATTGATGTGAAAGAGGGAAAAAAAGTGACCTTTAAAGAGGTTTTACTTTTGCAAAAACAGAAAAAAATAGAATTTGGGACTCCTTTGGTTAAAGGAGTAAAGGTTATTGGAAAAGTTTTAAAACAGGAGAAAGGAAAAAAAATAATTGTGTTTAAATACAAACCAAAAACCCGTTATAAAGTAAAAAAAGGCCACAGACAACCCTTTACCGAGGTAGAAATAACTAAGATAGAGAGTAAAAAATAA
- the rmuC gene encoding DNA recombination protein RmuC has translation MADFLFILIIFLIVAGGAGILIYFLLKVSGGLGQQSQINLQQAQDIQEIKEKLLLGTQLQDHLKNGIEKTKDLLEDLKRADQVRQQKEAEFSERIKRVDEIIAGTSTKGISGEEILRETFKKLPPEMIESNFTVRGKTVEFALILPNNKRLPIDSKWPAGSLILELEKESSPKKRKEIIGEIEKETVKRIKEVKQYIDPSVTWSQAIAAVPDSVYGVCREAHLKARENDVILMPYSMVLPLLLYMYRLHLQYAMSIDMENLQNHLISISRNLDEMENILENKIARATTMVSNAYSDYKQMISKIRASLNELQIRQPKEKKKLKESNKV, from the coding sequence ATGGCCGATTTTCTTTTTATTTTAATTATTTTTTTAATTGTGGCAGGTGGGGCTGGGATTTTAATTTATTTTCTCTTAAAAGTAAGTGGAGGGCTTGGCCAACAGTCCCAAATAAATTTACAACAAGCCCAAGATATACAAGAAATTAAAGAGAAGTTGCTTTTGGGTACTCAACTTCAGGATCATTTAAAAAATGGAATTGAAAAGACTAAGGATTTATTAGAAGATTTAAAAAGAGCTGACCAAGTCCGTCAGCAAAAAGAAGCTGAATTTTCAGAGAGAATAAAAAGGGTAGATGAAATCATTGCTGGAACATCAACCAAAGGAATCTCTGGGGAAGAAATTTTAAGAGAAACTTTTAAAAAATTACCACCAGAAATGATTGAGAGTAATTTTACCGTTAGAGGAAAAACCGTGGAGTTTGCTTTAATTCTGCCAAATAATAAAAGGCTCCCAATTGACTCAAAATGGCCAGCTGGAAGCCTAATTTTAGAACTGGAAAAAGAGTCCTCTCCTAAAAAAAGAAAGGAAATTATCGGAGAGATTGAAAAAGAAACTGTAAAGAGGATTAAAGAAGTAAAACAATATATTGACCCAAGCGTTACCTGGTCCCAAGCCATTGCTGCCGTACCTGATTCAGTCTATGGTGTTTGTCGTGAAGCTCATCTGAAAGCCCGGGAAAATGATGTCATTCTAATGCCTTATTCAATGGTTTTGCCCTTACTTTTATATATGTATCGTCTCCATCTTCAATATGCAATGTCCATTGATATGGAAAATCTCCAAAATCATTTAATTAGTATTTCCAGGAACTTAGATGAAATGGAAAATATTTTAGAAAATAAAATTGCCCGTGCCACAACAATGGTTTCCAATGCCTACTCGGATTATAAACAAATGATTAGCAAAATCAGAGCTTCGCTTAATGAACTTCAAATAAGACAACCTAAAGAAAAGAAAAAACTAAAGGAATCAAATAAGGTTTAG